The sequence CGTATGAGCGGGCGCAGAAAACGCTGACCGAGCACCGCGGCCACCTGGAGACGCTGGCCACCAAGCTGCTGGAAAAGGAAGTGTTGGACGGGGAAGAAATCAAGCAGCTCCTGGGCCTGCCCGAGGACTTCACCGCAACGGAACCGTCTGCATCATCCACTGGCAACCACCACCCCACAGCGTGAGGGCGCGTCACGGCGTCCATGAACGGTTTCCCGCGTCCCCGCGTCATGGGGATTCTGAATGTCACTCCTGATTCCTTCAGCGATGGCGGCAAGTTTACTGACCCGGCGGTGAGTGTTGAGCGGGGACGCGAGATGGCCGCCGAAGGCGCTGAGCTGATTGATATCGGCGGGGAGTCAACACGGCCGGGTGCCGCAGCGGTGCCGCTTCAGGAAGAGTTGCGGCGCGTCATCCCCGTCATTGAAGCGCTCTCACGTACCGTGGCGGTGCCGCTTTCCATCGACACCTCGAAAGCCGCCGTCGCCGCAGCAGCACTTCACGCCGGGGCGACCATGGTCAATGACGTCACCGCGCTCCGCGGCGACCCTGAGATGGCGGCCGTGGCCGCGCGCGCGAAGGCCTCGGTCATCCTGATGCATATGCGCGGCACCCCGCGCACTATGCAGCACCGCCCCCGCTACCGCGATGTCGTCGCTGACGTCATGCGGTGGTTGCGCGAGGCGGCCGAGCGCGCCGAAGCCGCCGGCATTGCGCGCTCGCGGATCTTCATCGACCCAGGGATTGGGTTCGGCAAGACCGTGAC comes from Candidatus Omnitrophota bacterium and encodes:
- the folP gene encoding dihydropteroate synthase translates to MNGFPRPRVMGILNVTPDSFSDGGKFTDPAVSVERGREMAAEGAELIDIGGESTRPGAAAVPLQEELRRVIPVIEALSRTVAVPLSIDTSKAAVAAAALHAGATMVNDVTALRGDPEMAAVAARAKASVILMHMRGTPRTMQHRPRYRDVVADVMRWLREAAERAEAAGIARSRIFIDPGIGFGKTVTHNLEILRGLPQLVDVGYPVVLGASRKSFIGNMLDAEVDDRLAGSLACAAHAARCGVAIVRVHDVKPTVDLLRMIDAINNGTATHDARLMTHDQCQRQHVSRGSCVMGHGSP